A DNA window from bacterium contains the following coding sequences:
- the gyrA gene encoding DNA gyrase subunit A codes for MSDKDNLELPLAGNGNGDARVIPVNVEDEMKSSYINYSMSVIVSRALPDVRDGLKPVHRRVLYGMLELGLGAGRSYKKCARIVGDVMGKYHPHGDQAIYDTLVRMVQDFSLRYPLVDGQGNFGSVDGDGAAAMRYTEARMSRIAEEMLDEIDKNTVDFVPNYDESIQIPSVLPAKFPNLLVNGSDGIAVGMATRIPPHNLHEACDAAIAMIANESLSTAELMQYVTAPDFPTGGIIFGRQGIRDAYTTGRGRLIVRAKANIEQPEKASGRVKIVVSEIPYQVNKTRLIERIVELVNDKKIEGIADIRDESDRDGMRLVIELKREAVPEVVMASLYKHTPMQESFGVILLALVHGVPRVLTLRDLISEFLEHRNEVTLRRVRFELEQARDRLHILDGLQIAVDHIDEVISIIRGASSPETAAMELRDRFGLSEKQSKAILDMRLARLTGLERQKLADEIRDIRAKIAELEPLARDENRALRLAVVKQELEEIKEKYGDKRRTEVVDDEAEVTIEDMIAPEEMVVTISHAGYVKRFPVSGFRKQGRGGRGSQGATTKEDDWVEQLFIASTHDYILFFTDRGKCYWLKVYEIPSMGRGSRGKALVNLIERSADEKVRAYVTVKEFSDDRYVLMCTKRGTVKKTALSEFSNPRSNGIIAINIADGDELLGAELTDGGNEVIIGTTEGKAVRFHETDVRAMGRSATGVRGVLLKPTVDAVGMIVVRGDSTILTVTEKGYGKRSDVTDYRLTKRGAGGVLALKTTDKTGRMLAMKEVGDTDDLIIITEQGVVIRQCVKDIRSMSRVTQGVRVIKLDNGDKVADVAKVVNEDDGDEMELETPA; via the coding sequence ATGTCCGACAAAGATAATCTCGAATTGCCGCTTGCCGGCAACGGCAACGGCGACGCTCGCGTCATCCCGGTGAATGTCGAAGACGAAATGAAGTCTTCGTACATCAACTACTCCATGTCCGTCATCGTATCGCGGGCCCTGCCCGACGTGCGCGACGGTCTGAAACCGGTGCACCGCCGCGTACTCTACGGCATGCTTGAGCTGGGCCTCGGGGCGGGGCGCTCCTACAAGAAATGTGCGCGTATCGTCGGCGACGTCATGGGTAAGTACCACCCGCACGGCGATCAGGCGATCTATGACACACTCGTGCGCATGGTGCAGGATTTCTCGCTGCGCTATCCGCTCGTGGATGGCCAGGGCAACTTCGGTTCGGTGGACGGTGACGGCGCGGCCGCCATGCGTTACACCGAAGCGCGCATGAGCCGCATCGCCGAAGAGATGCTCGACGAGATTGACAAGAACACCGTGGACTTTGTTCCCAACTACGACGAATCCATCCAGATTCCGTCGGTGTTGCCCGCCAAGTTTCCCAATCTGCTCGTCAACGGCTCGGACGGCATCGCGGTGGGTATGGCCACGCGCATCCCGCCGCACAATCTTCACGAAGCCTGCGACGCCGCGATCGCCATGATCGCCAACGAATCGCTTTCGACCGCCGAACTGATGCAGTACGTCACCGCGCCTGATTTCCCCACCGGTGGCATCATTTTTGGCCGTCAAGGTATCCGCGACGCCTACACGACGGGCCGCGGCCGGCTGATCGTGCGCGCCAAAGCCAATATCGAGCAGCCCGAGAAGGCCAGTGGCCGCGTCAAAATCGTCGTCAGCGAAATTCCCTATCAGGTAAACAAGACGCGCCTGATCGAGCGCATCGTGGAATTGGTCAACGACAAAAAGATCGAAGGTATCGCCGATATTCGCGACGAATCCGACCGCGACGGTATGCGCCTCGTCATCGAGCTCAAGCGCGAAGCGGTGCCTGAAGTCGTCATGGCGTCGCTCTATAAGCATACGCCGATGCAGGAATCGTTCGGCGTGATTCTGCTCGCCCTCGTGCACGGAGTGCCGCGCGTCTTGACGCTGCGCGATCTGATTTCCGAATTCCTCGAGCACCGCAACGAAGTCACGCTGCGCCGTGTTCGCTTCGAACTTGAGCAGGCTCGCGATCGCCTGCACATCTTGGACGGTTTGCAAATCGCGGTGGACCATATTGATGAAGTCATCAGTATCATCCGCGGCGCCTCATCGCCCGAGACCGCCGCGATGGAATTGCGCGACCGCTTCGGTCTGTCCGAAAAGCAGTCGAAGGCGATTCTTGATATGCGTCTCGCTCGCCTGACCGGACTTGAACGCCAGAAGCTCGCCGATGAGATTAGGGACATCAGAGCCAAAATCGCCGAACTCGAGCCGCTGGCTCGCGATGAGAATCGCGCGCTCCGATTGGCGGTCGTCAAGCAGGAACTCGAGGAGATTAAGGAAAAGTACGGCGACAAACGCCGCACCGAAGTCGTGGACGACGAGGCCGAAGTCACGATTGAAGACATGATCGCGCCCGAAGAGATGGTCGTCACGATTTCTCACGCGGGCTACGTGAAGCGCTTCCCGGTCTCGGGTTTTCGCAAACAGGGCCGCGGCGGGCGCGGCTCGCAAGGCGCGACGACCAAGGAAGATGATTGGGTCGAACAGCTCTTCATCGCCTCGACGCACGACTATATCCTTTTCTTCACCGACCGCGGCAAGTGCTATTGGCTGAAGGTATACGAGATTCCATCCATGGGCCGCGGCTCGCGCGGCAAGGCGCTCGTTAACCTGATTGAACGCAGCGCCGACGAGAAGGTGCGCGCTTACGTCACCGTCAAGGAGTTCTCCGACGACCGCTATGTGCTCATGTGCACCAAGCGCGGCACGGTCAAGAAGACCGCCCTCTCTGAATTCTCTAACCCGCGTTCGAACGGCATCATCGCCATCAATATCGCAGACGGTGACGAATTGCTTGGCGCGGAGCTGACCGACGGCGGCAATGAAGTGATCATCGGCACGACCGAAGGCAAAGCCGTGCGCTTCCATGAAACGGACGTACGCGCGATGGGCCGTTCGGCCACCGGTGTCCGCGGCGTGCTGCTCAAGCCGACTGTGGATGCCGTCGGCATGATCGTGGTGCGCGGCGATTCGACGATTCTCACCGTTACTGAAAAGGGCTACGGCAAGCGCTCCGACGTGACCGACTATCGCCTGACCAAGCGCGGTGCGGGCGGCGTGCTGGCACTCAAAACCACGGACAAGACGGGGCGTATGCTGGCCATGAAGGAAGTCGGCGACACCGACGACCTGATCATCATCACCGAGCAGGGCGTCGTGATTCGCCAATGCGTGAAGGACATCCGCTCGATGAGCCGCGTCACGCAAGGCGTGCGCGTCATCAAGCTCGACAACGGCGACAAGGTCGCCGACGTCGCCAAGGTCGTCAACGAGGATGACGGCGATGAGATGGAACTCGAAACTCCGGCATAA
- a CDS encoding DUF1572 family protein, whose product MHKPDANTEFLLASETFLREHFDRICEACERLTPEQLWWRPNEASNSVANLLMHLEGNVRQWIVSNCGGLPDKRQRSREFAAREGASREELLDALGQTVLEACHVLAKFDPARMTEKRTVQGYEYTLLKAIYHSVEHFSYHTGQIVMRAKAISGDGFSWYKHLDGT is encoded by the coding sequence ATGCACAAGCCAGACGCCAATACTGAATTCCTGCTCGCCAGCGAGACTTTTCTGCGCGAGCATTTCGACCGCATCTGCGAGGCGTGCGAACGCCTGACCCCTGAGCAGTTGTGGTGGCGGCCCAACGAAGCTTCGAACTCCGTGGCCAATCTGTTAATGCATCTTGAGGGCAATGTCCGCCAGTGGATCGTTTCCAACTGCGGCGGATTGCCTGACAAGCGCCAGCGTTCGCGCGAATTCGCTGCGCGCGAAGGAGCGTCGCGCGAAGAACTGCTCGATGCGCTCGGTCAAACGGTGCTCGAGGCCTGCCACGTGCTGGCCAAGTTCGATCCGGCCCGGATGACCGAGAAGCGCACGGTGCAGGGCTATGAATACACCTTGTTGAAGGCGATCTACCACTCCGTCGAACATTTCTCGTACCACACGGGCCAAATCGTCATGCGCGCCAAGGCGATCTCGGGTGACGGCTTCAGTTGGTACAAGCATCTCGACGGCACCTAA
- a CDS encoding putative metal-dependent hydrolase, with protein MPDIRFPIGEFVYAGPASPAHCQERARVIAAFPAELRTAVAELTDTQLDTPHRDGGWTIRQIVHHLGDVNVHIYCRVKAVVAEPAPLIVGFEENDWVKTPDHRLPVAPTLAMLEGAHARWSAVLDSLTVSDYARMFEWHGEGPVSLDEQVEYAAWHCRHHLAQIHAARRRYGW; from the coding sequence TTGCCGGATATTCGGTTTCCTATCGGTGAATTTGTCTATGCCGGGCCGGCGTCGCCTGCACATTGTCAGGAACGCGCCCGCGTCATCGCCGCCTTTCCCGCGGAGTTGCGCACAGCGGTCGCGGAGTTAACCGACACACAGTTGGATACGCCGCACCGCGACGGCGGCTGGACGATTCGCCAAATCGTTCACCATCTTGGCGATGTTAACGTGCATATCTATTGCCGCGTCAAAGCGGTAGTCGCCGAACCTGCGCCGCTGATTGTTGGCTTCGAAGAGAACGACTGGGTCAAGACGCCCGACCACCGCTTGCCCGTTGCGCCGACGCTTGCCATGCTTGAAGGCGCGCACGCGCGATGGTCTGCCGTGCTCGACTCGTTGACGGTGTCCGATTATGCCCGGATGTTTGAGTGGCACGGCGAAGGTCCAGTGTCGCTTGACGAGCAGGTTGAGTATGCCGCTTGGCATTGCCGCCATCATCTGGCACAGATTCATGCCGCGCGCCGCCGTTACGGCTGGTAG
- a CDS encoding putative metal-dependent hydrolase — MTDVRYPIGPFQFAGRMNAAERKLAVEMIEELPFELGNAVATLNDAQLDTPYRDGGWTVRTVVHHLTDANIHFYCRTKFVVTDNVPTIMGFDEQDWLKTPDYALPVDSALELLTGLHVRWAAILRSLKQEDFDRKYLHSQRGEEPLDYIVAYAAWHGRHHTAHISELRKRMGW, encoded by the coding sequence ATGACTGATGTTCGTTATCCCATCGGGCCGTTTCAGTTTGCGGGCCGCATGAACGCGGCTGAGCGTAAGCTGGCGGTCGAGATGATTGAAGAGCTGCCGTTCGAACTGGGCAACGCGGTTGCCACGCTGAACGATGCACAGCTCGACACACCTTATCGCGACGGCGGCTGGACCGTGCGCACGGTCGTACACCACCTGACCGACGCGAATATCCACTTCTACTGCCGTACGAAATTTGTCGTGACCGACAACGTGCCCACGATTATGGGCTTCGACGAACAGGATTGGCTCAAGACTCCGGATTACGCGCTGCCCGTGGATTCTGCGCTGGAACTCTTGACCGGGCTGCATGTGCGCTGGGCGGCGATCTTGCGATCCTTGAAGCAGGAAGACTTCGACCGCAAGTACTTGCACTCGCAGCGCGGCGAGGAGCCACTCGATTACATCGTGGCCTACGCGGCGTGGCACGGCCGTCATCACACGGCGCACATCAGCGAACTGCGCAAGCGGATGGGCTGGTAA
- a CDS encoding putative metal-dependent hydrolase, which translates to MDLEALKYPIGKYDGTRPATAEERASRIAVIRALPAALRAAIAGLSDTQLDTPYREGGWTVRQLVHHLSDSHINAYLRTKFALTEDNFEIRPYNQSNWVNTPDGALPPEVSLQVLDAVHAKWCLLLERLSHDQFDRTMTHPERPGQTLDIKWLLGLYSWHGEHHVAHITRLRDRMGW; encoded by the coding sequence ATGGACCTCGAAGCTCTAAAGTATCCTATCGGGAAATACGACGGCACCCGCCCCGCGACCGCCGAAGAGCGTGCGTCCCGTATCGCCGTGATCCGCGCCCTGCCCGCGGCGCTTCGCGCCGCAATCGCCGGACTGAGTGACACACAGCTTGATACACCCTACCGCGAAGGCGGCTGGACCGTGCGGCAACTGGTGCATCATCTGAGCGATTCGCACATCAACGCCTATTTGCGCACGAAATTCGCGTTGACCGAGGATAATTTCGAGATTCGTCCCTACAACCAATCGAATTGGGTCAACACTCCGGATGGCGCGCTGCCGCCGGAAGTCTCATTACAAGTGCTCGACGCCGTTCACGCTAAGTGGTGTCTGCTCCTCGAGCGCCTGTCCCACGATCAATTCGACCGCACGATGACACATCCCGAGCGGCCCGGACAAACGCTCGATATCAAGTGGCTGCTCGGTCTCTATTCATGGCACGGAGAGCATCATGTCGCGCACATCACCAGGCTGCGCGACAGAATGGGCTGGTGA
- a CDS encoding esterase translates to MRLRGQVIIEEFRSRCLTGNPLGDDPVRETPVYLPEGYSKSRDYPLLVVLSGFTGSGLTHVNWSAWLEPFPVRIERLINSGVIPPCVVLMPDCFTRLGGAQYINSSATGDYEDYLCGELLPWMRSEYRAGVTADQAMIIGKSSGGYGAFVLAARHPELFGWCVMHSGDCYFDYVYLAEFPNALIELRKHASPRDMIALYGNQQKRISNEAVNITAMSACYSPNPDSPWGFDYPFDLETGELREDVWARWLVHDPVRMAADDRVIANLKKLAGLYIDCGINDEFHLQWGARILSTRLTDAEVPHTHEEYEGGHFNVQWRYDESLKWWGKQLSAD, encoded by the coding sequence ATGCGTCTGCGCGGACAAGTAATCATCGAGGAATTTCGCTCGCGCTGCCTGACGGGCAACCCGCTGGGCGACGACCCGGTGCGCGAAACTCCCGTCTATCTGCCCGAAGGCTATTCGAAGTCGCGCGACTATCCGTTGCTCGTCGTACTCTCGGGCTTCACCGGCAGCGGACTCACGCATGTCAATTGGAGCGCCTGGCTCGAACCGTTTCCCGTGCGTATCGAACGGCTGATCAACAGCGGCGTCATTCCACCATGCGTTGTCCTCATGCCGGATTGCTTCACGCGGCTTGGCGGCGCGCAGTATATTAACTCCTCGGCGACCGGCGACTACGAAGACTATCTTTGCGGTGAACTGCTGCCGTGGATGCGCAGCGAATACCGCGCGGGAGTGACGGCTGATCAGGCCATGATCATTGGCAAGTCCTCCGGCGGCTACGGCGCGTTCGTATTGGCCGCCCGCCATCCAGAACTATTCGGCTGGTGCGTCATGCATTCCGGCGACTGTTACTTCGACTACGTTTATCTGGCCGAGTTTCCGAACGCCTTGATCGAATTGCGCAAACACGCTTCGCCGCGCGACATGATTGCCCTCTATGGTAATCAGCAGAAGCGCATTTCCAATGAAGCCGTCAACATTACCGCGATGTCGGCCTGCTATTCGCCCAATCCCGATTCGCCGTGGGGTTTTGACTATCCCTTTGATTTGGAAACCGGCGAATTGCGCGAGGACGTGTGGGCGCGCTGGCTCGTGCACGATCCTGTGCGCATGGCCGCCGACGACCGTGTCATCGCCAATTTGAAGAAACTCGCGGGACTATACATTGATTGCGGAATTAATGATGAATTTCATTTGCAGTGGGGTGCGCGGATTCTTTCGACAAGATTGACTGACGCCGAAGTTCCGCACACGCACGAAGAATACGAAGGCGGCCATTTCAACGTGCAGTGGCGCTACGACGAAAGTTTGAAATGGTGGGGCAAGCAACTGTCCGCTGATTGA
- a CDS encoding T9SS type A sorting domain-containing protein, translated as MRRRIANSLAVAGALTCPKLILVSLLLLCGSLALARPPFAPPEKPAVLPEFRVPRENTLDENWLYVTTLYDASSALPELWGAVPVGFAKAPLGRAFIASLHTVFRTVDGGRSWTNLDPQPPPIPVSPYLSVRSPNFISDICWRPIRRVELNSDSLYLAVYNSAGETGMVRMMRGGGTTHVLWPDTLLLVDDWITAVAAPDSSICVALAGLDARIFRNDSMQAPTPWDDLPYEFTGSWVGELTTAGNFLYAAGSAFWLSLDRGFSWQTMTSADPLGDTDIDFAPNSARALVSGGRTDPPVGWVRYTTDFGQTWSERTLNTDVPVRTVLFMDDTLGYAAGGSANDAIGRVWRTTDGGVTWDLELEVEAEITELGYARESGGYINIIAAGYFADFRCGVWRSHLQYPDSAGPVLVFAQDTLAFAAEPGATQTLQAVLTNIGDAAITVTDWLDSGPFIANCCGQDVILLPGADMTVDVTFAPGIAGEFTSSLRVQTDRSEYLALVAVGSALSSAEDAPLPQELALAVYPNPGNAEFRLSYSLARSSAVALTLFDVTGRAVATLVNARREAGEHVVAWNAQAEPSGVYFAVLTADNRREITKLVVLK; from the coding sequence ATGCGGCGACGTATTGCCAATAGTCTCGCGGTGGCAGGTGCCTTGACCTGCCCCAAATTGATCTTGGTCAGTCTGCTGCTGCTGTGCGGCAGCCTTGCGCTCGCCCGGCCACCGTTCGCGCCGCCCGAGAAACCGGCGGTACTGCCCGAGTTTCGCGTGCCGCGCGAGAACACGCTCGACGAAAATTGGCTCTACGTCACGACGCTCTACGATGCGTCGTCGGCGCTCCCTGAACTTTGGGGCGCGGTTCCCGTTGGTTTTGCCAAAGCACCGCTCGGCCGCGCCTTTATCGCCTCGCTTCACACCGTCTTCCGCACTGTGGACGGTGGCCGGTCGTGGACCAACCTCGACCCCCAGCCGCCGCCTATTCCCGTCTCGCCTTACCTGTCTGTTCGCTCGCCGAACTTCATTTCCGATATCTGCTGGCGGCCAATCCGCCGCGTCGAACTCAACAGCGATTCGCTCTATCTCGCGGTCTACAATAGCGCCGGCGAGACGGGCATGGTGCGCATGATGCGCGGTGGTGGTACCACGCACGTGCTGTGGCCGGACACCTTGCTGCTGGTCGACGATTGGATCACGGCGGTTGCCGCTCCCGATTCCAGCATCTGCGTCGCTCTGGCCGGGCTGGATGCGCGCATTTTCCGCAACGACTCGATGCAGGCGCCGACGCCGTGGGATGACTTGCCCTACGAGTTCACCGGTTCGTGGGTCGGCGAATTGACCACGGCGGGAAATTTTCTCTACGCTGCGGGATCCGCCTTCTGGCTCTCGCTCGATCGCGGTTTCTCATGGCAAACCATGACGTCCGCTGATCCGCTCGGCGACACGGACATTGACTTCGCGCCCAACAGCGCCCGCGCTCTGGTCAGCGGAGGCCGCACCGATCCGCCCGTCGGCTGGGTGCGCTACACGACCGACTTCGGGCAAACCTGGTCCGAGCGCACGTTGAACACCGACGTTCCGGTGCGCACTGTGCTGTTTATGGACGACACGCTCGGTTATGCGGCAGGCGGCTCGGCCAACGATGCCATCGGCAGGGTTTGGCGCACGACTGACGGCGGCGTGACGTGGGACCTTGAACTGGAAGTCGAAGCGGAAATCACCGAGCTCGGTTACGCCCGCGAAAGCGGCGGCTATATCAACATTATCGCTGCGGGTTATTTCGCCGATTTTCGCTGCGGCGTATGGCGTTCGCATCTGCAATATCCGGATTCCGCCGGCCCCGTGCTGGTCTTTGCGCAGGACACGCTCGCGTTTGCCGCCGAACCTGGCGCGACACAAACACTGCAAGCCGTCCTGACGAACATCGGCGATGCCGCGATCACCGTGACCGACTGGCTCGATAGCGGCCCGTTCATCGCCAACTGCTGTGGGCAGGACGTTATTCTCCTTCCCGGCGCCGACATGACGGTGGACGTCACCTTCGCGCCGGGCATCGCGGGTGAATTCACATCGTCCCTGCGCGTGCAGACCGATCGCAGTGAATACCTTGCGCTGGTAGCGGTCGGCTCGGCTCTGTCGTCGGCCGAAGATGCGCCGCTGCCGCAGGAGCTTGCGCTGGCGGTCTACCCCAATCCGGGCAATGCGGAATTTCGTTTGAGCTACTCGCTGGCAAGGTCGAGTGCTGTGGCGCTGACACTGTTTGACGTCACGGGCCGCGCAGTCGCGACGCTCGTGAACGCGCGCCGTGAAGCCGGTGAACACGTCGTCGCATGGAATGCCCAAGCCGAGCCGAGCGGCGTCTATTTCGCGGTGCTGACCGCGGACAATCGGCGGGAAATTACAAAACTTGTGGTGTTGAAATAG
- a CDS encoding DoxX family membrane protein, which yields MIRSPRQQVLIGLDWAFRLALAGLFLYAAWPKLLGPEEFAKSITNYRVSLPGIGQNYVYLAAMLLPPLEMVAAVCLFVPKLRRGAALMIMLLMAFFTVMIIQAVLRGLNIDCGCFGSSPAAAALATKVGWTKVLENTGWLVMSIFVYLRACPPKPKYRL from the coding sequence ATGATTCGCAGCCCTCGACAGCAGGTTTTGATCGGCCTGGATTGGGCCTTCCGGTTAGCGCTGGCAGGTCTGTTCCTCTATGCCGCTTGGCCCAAACTTCTCGGCCCGGAAGAGTTCGCCAAGTCCATCACGAACTATCGGGTCAGTCTGCCGGGTATCGGGCAGAACTACGTCTATCTGGCCGCCATGTTACTACCGCCGCTGGAGATGGTCGCGGCAGTATGCCTGTTCGTGCCCAAACTGCGGCGCGGCGCGGCCCTGATGATCATGCTGCTCATGGCCTTTTTCACCGTGATGATCATTCAGGCCGTACTGCGGGGATTGAACATTGACTGTGGTTGCTTCGGCAGCTCGCCTGCCGCCGCCGCACTCGCCACCAAGGTCGGCTGGACCAAGGTGCTCGAAAATACGGGCTGGCTCGTCATGTCCATCTTCGTCTATCTGCGCGCCTGCCCGCCCAAGCCGAAATACAGACTCTAA
- a CDS encoding rhodanese-like domain-containing protein, whose protein sequence is MSLGKQISTLFVAAILLGLGARVTTKSDLPFWGFWQPIELVAPKLSLADEAISAPVDSAFAVSDKPYEVNLATTMVLYMKRKKDNVHFVDAREDTLYKAGHIPGAVNIPFEHLDTYGEQFLALPKDHLIVLYCDGGDCHLSHDLAEFALANGFGRLAVFTGGWAEWSKETDMIATGGE, encoded by the coding sequence ATGAGTCTGGGGAAACAAATTTCGACGCTGTTTGTAGCGGCCATCTTGTTGGGATTGGGTGCGCGTGTGACGACCAAGAGCGACTTGCCCTTCTGGGGCTTTTGGCAGCCGATTGAATTGGTTGCGCCGAAGCTGTCGTTGGCGGATGAAGCGATCTCGGCGCCCGTGGACAGCGCCTTTGCCGTGTCGGATAAGCCTTACGAAGTGAATCTGGCGACGACGATGGTGCTCTATATGAAGCGCAAAAAGGACAATGTGCATTTTGTGGATGCGCGTGAGGACACGCTTTATAAGGCGGGGCATATTCCGGGCGCGGTGAACATTCCGTTTGAGCATCTCGACACGTACGGCGAGCAGTTTCTGGCGCTGCCCAAGGACCATTTGATTGTCCTCTATTGCGATGGCGGCGATTGCCATCTGTCGCATGACTTGGCCGAGTTTGCGCTGGCCAACGGCTTCGGCCGCTTGGCGGTCTTCACCGGCGGTTGGGCCGAGTGGAGCAAAGAGACGGACATGATCGCCACCGGCGGCGAATAG
- a CDS encoding TIGR00730 family Rossman fold protein produces MTFSDKEFYPKAYDSPRFLHSAHARSLRILSEYLEPQSRLRLQKIRSTIVFFGSARSVPEEQLDGQLAKLHEQWSQELGLSAAARTQREESYRRLTHYYHEAERLAAKLAAHYQQLPDPRDRHVICSGAGPGMMEAANRGAQKIGAKTVGLSISLPHEQSVNPYLEPPYTFEFHYFFMRKYWFVYLARALVAFPGGFGTFDELFECLTLVQTQKIRRKLPILLYGTDFWNSVVNFDALIRWGVISPDDMDLFHLTDDVDEAFNFLVGQIDVSRGFETTEEA; encoded by the coding sequence TTGACCTTTAGCGACAAAGAGTTCTACCCCAAGGCCTACGATAGCCCGCGCTTCTTGCACAGCGCGCACGCCCGTTCGCTGCGCATTCTGTCTGAATATCTTGAACCCCAGTCGCGCCTGCGTCTTCAAAAGATCCGCAGCACGATTGTCTTTTTCGGCTCGGCACGCTCGGTGCCCGAGGAGCAGTTGGACGGCCAATTGGCCAAGCTGCATGAACAGTGGTCGCAGGAGCTGGGGTTGTCCGCCGCGGCGCGCACGCAGCGCGAAGAGTCGTACCGCCGCCTGACGCACTACTATCACGAAGCCGAACGTCTGGCGGCCAAGCTCGCCGCGCACTATCAGCAATTGCCCGATCCGCGCGATCGTCATGTGATCTGCAGCGGTGCGGGTCCGGGCATGATGGAAGCGGCCAATCGCGGCGCGCAGAAGATCGGCGCCAAGACCGTCGGGCTTTCAATCAGTTTGCCGCACGAGCAGAGTGTGAATCCCTATCTCGAACCGCCCTACACGTTCGAGTTTCACTACTTCTTCATGCGCAAGTACTGGTTCGTGTATCTGGCGCGGGCGCTGGTGGCGTTTCCCGGTGGCTTTGGGACGTTTGACGAGCTGTTTGAGTGCCTGACGCTGGTGCAGACGCAGAAGATTCGACGCAAGCTGCCAATTCTGTTGTACGGCACGGATTTCTGGAACAGCGTCGTGAATTTCGACGCGCTGATTCGCTGGGGCGTGATTTCGCCCGACGACATGGACCTGTTTCATCTCACCGACGACGTGGATGAAGCCTTCAACTTTTTGGTCGGTCAGATTGACGTATCACGGGGTTTTGAAACAACTGAGGAAGCATGA